One window of Burkholderia vietnamiensis LMG 10929 genomic DNA carries:
- a CDS encoding energy transducer TonB family protein, giving the protein MRSVLRPCASRRRIAVLVAIPLLAACTITPPPSLHSVLTIPSVVRSANLDQYRVEVARCVADHNPSGVSRGTPQAMLRSLVVVAFTVDRGGRVVNASVYRSNGDSEAEALALASLRRSAPLPPPPPKLLDGNGRLEILEGWLFNDDGRFALQSTASAQAQSLD; this is encoded by the coding sequence ATGCGCTCCGTTCTCCGCCCGTGCGCCAGCCGGCGGCGTATTGCCGTGCTCGTCGCCATCCCGCTGCTCGCCGCCTGCACGATCACGCCGCCGCCGTCGCTGCACTCGGTGCTGACGATCCCGTCGGTCGTGCGCAGCGCGAACCTCGACCAGTATCGCGTCGAAGTCGCGCGGTGCGTGGCCGACCACAACCCGTCGGGCGTGTCGCGCGGCACGCCGCAGGCGATGCTGCGCTCGCTCGTCGTCGTCGCGTTCACCGTCGATCGCGGCGGCCGCGTCGTCAATGCTTCCGTCTATCGCAGCAACGGCGACAGCGAGGCCGAAGCCCTTGCGCTGGCGTCGCTGCGCCGCTCGGCGCCGCTGCCTCCTCCGCCGCCGAAACTGCTCGACGGCAACGGCCGGCTGGAGATACTGGAAGGCTGGCTCTTCAACGACGACGGCCGCTTCGCGCTGCAGAGCACCGCGTCCGCGCAGGCGCAATCGCTCGATTGA
- a CDS encoding MFS transporter, with the protein MSAFPPAVARATGSAGAVSHRRIVFASFIGTAIEFYDFYVYATAAALVIGPVFFPHGSATAQALSAFVTFGIAFIARPIGSFLFGHFGDRIGRKSTLVASLLVMGISTTAIGFVPGYDTIGTLAPVLLCVLRFGQGIGLGGEWGGAALLATEHAPPGKRGWFGMFPQLGPSVGFLMSNGLFFALALSLSDEQFRSWGWRIPFLVSAVLVAVGLYVRLKIAETPAFQAALERDERVRVPVATLISQHWQPTLLGALAMVVCYTLFYISTVFSLSYGVSALHIPRQSFLGLLCFAVVFMGLATPLSAWAADRFGRKPVLAAGAIAALLSGFAMEPLLGSGSMPLVALFLTLELFLMGVTFAPMGALLPELFPTNVRYTGAGVAYNLGGILGASIAPYIAQLLAARGGLSWVGGYVSVAAALSLIGVLLMRETRDASLV; encoded by the coding sequence ATGTCCGCATTCCCCCCGGCCGTTGCACGCGCAACCGGCTCGGCCGGCGCCGTCAGCCATCGGCGCATCGTGTTCGCGAGCTTCATCGGCACCGCGATCGAGTTCTACGATTTCTACGTGTATGCGACGGCCGCGGCGCTCGTGATCGGGCCCGTGTTCTTCCCGCACGGCTCCGCGACCGCGCAGGCGCTGTCGGCGTTCGTGACGTTCGGCATCGCGTTCATCGCGCGGCCGATCGGCTCGTTCCTGTTCGGTCACTTCGGCGACCGCATCGGCCGCAAGTCGACGCTGGTCGCGTCGCTGCTCGTGATGGGCATTTCGACCACCGCGATCGGCTTCGTGCCGGGCTACGACACGATCGGCACGCTCGCGCCGGTGCTGCTGTGCGTGCTGCGCTTCGGCCAGGGCATCGGCCTCGGCGGCGAATGGGGCGGCGCGGCGCTGCTCGCGACCGAGCACGCGCCGCCCGGCAAGCGCGGCTGGTTCGGGATGTTTCCGCAACTGGGCCCGTCGGTCGGCTTCCTGATGTCGAACGGGCTGTTCTTCGCGCTCGCGCTGTCGCTGTCGGACGAACAGTTCCGCAGCTGGGGCTGGCGGATTCCGTTCCTGGTCAGTGCGGTGCTCGTCGCGGTGGGCCTGTACGTACGACTGAAGATCGCCGAGACGCCGGCCTTCCAGGCCGCGCTCGAGCGCGACGAACGCGTGCGCGTACCGGTCGCGACGCTGATCTCCCAACACTGGCAGCCGACGCTGCTCGGCGCGCTCGCGATGGTGGTCTGCTACACGCTGTTCTATATCTCGACGGTGTTCTCGCTGTCGTACGGCGTGTCGGCGCTGCATATTCCGCGCCAGAGCTTCCTCGGTCTGCTGTGCTTCGCCGTCGTGTTCATGGGGCTCGCGACGCCACTGTCGGCATGGGCGGCCGACCGCTTCGGGCGCAAGCCGGTGCTGGCCGCGGGCGCGATCGCCGCGCTGCTGTCCGGCTTCGCGATGGAGCCGCTGCTCGGCAGCGGCTCGATGCCGCTCGTCGCGCTGTTCCTGACGCTCGAGCTGTTCCTGATGGGCGTGACGTTCGCGCCGATGGGCGCGCTGCTGCCCGAGTTGTTCCCGACCAACGTCCGCTACACGGGCGCCGGCGTCGCGTACAACCTCGGCGGGATCCTCGGCGCGTCGATCGCGCCGTACATCGCGCAGCTGCTCGCCGCGCGCGGCGGCCTGTCGTGGGTCGGCGGCTATGTGTCGGTCGCGGCGGCACTGAGCCTGATCGGCGTGCTGCTGATGCGCGAAACCCGCGACGCATCGCTCGTCTGA